In Paenibacillus sonchi, the genomic stretch GCTTCAATCATGGAATTGCCCACGATCATAATAAATAACGATATTCCGAGCGCTAAGACACTGCTCTGCAAAACCGTCGATACTGCGAAAGCGAGGGTGACATAGCCCATGACCGGGAAAATACTTAAACCGTACATTTTTATGATCTGTACCAAAACATTCAGTTGTACAACTTGTCCATGCTGGTTCAAAAATAAATCAGTCGTGTGGATGTTGCCCAATCCATAAAACAAAGCGTTCGCAGCATAACCGCATATAACCAATAGCATCAGCATAACGATGGCAAACAGAGACACAGCGATATATTTGGAAAACAGAATTTTAGCGCGGCTGTGCGGGCGGATCAGCAAGAGTTTCATCGTTCCGTTTGAATATTCGCCGGCTACCATATCCGCAGCAATGATAATTGCGAAAACGACAACCATTTCGATTAAGCCGGAGAAAGTGAGCAAAGCTGCCCAAGGATTATTAGAGGGTTCAGGTAAGTTGTTTTCCAAGCGATATTTTGCAATCTTCAGCTTGTTTTCTGCATCGGCACGTAACGTAGGGGATAGCTCCGTAATTTTTAAACGTTCTTCATACTGCTGGACGACTTGTGTTGTTTCAGCCCGCCAATCTTGGGAATTCGTGTTGTTGATTTTACCTAAGATCGAAGAACCAGTAGTGATGGCAAAAAGCAACAACAGAAAAATCCATGTCAATTTTCGACTGTATATTTTCATGCTTTCGTTGGCAACCAGTCCGATCATTTTTTTCTCTCCGTTATCTCTAAAAATTTTTCTTCCAAAGACTGCTCTTGTACTTGAATGCTGTATACTTGGATGCCTGCTTGCATGAGGAGCTTATTGACGGTTGGTATTTCATCTTTGTTCAACGGAATCAATAACTGCCCCGGCTGTCTTGCCGGCAGGGTTGCCTTATTTAAAGTGGCTATCAGCCTTTTTGCCTGTTCAATTTGGGAAGGTTCAATGGTGACGCAAACATGAGAATTTCCGCTATGGACAAAGTCTCGTATGCTTTGAATACGGACCAGCTTTCCATTTTGCAGAACACCCACTCGATCACACATCAATTCCATTTCGGAAAGTAAATGGCTTGAAACAAAAACAGCTACGCCTTCTTCATGAGCGAGTCTTTTCAAGTAGTTACGCAATTCGTGAATCCCGGCGGGATCAAGCCCGTTCGTCGGCTCATCCAAAATAAGAAGGGATGGACGATGCAGAAGGGCTTGAGCGATACCGAGTCGTTGCCTCATGCCTAAAGAATAGGTTCTTACTTTGTCGTGAATTCTGTCCTTTAGCCCAACGAGCTCCACAATTTCTTCAATACGGGTTTTGGTAACGCCGGGAGCCATCCGTGCATAATGCTTTAAATTTTGATACCCTGTCAAATATTTATACAAATCCGGATTTTCAACAATAGCTCCTACATTCCGAATCGCCTTGTTGAAGTCTTTGATAATACTGTGTCCCATAATGAGAATTTCTCCCTGACTGATCTTGATCAGTCCTACCATCATGCGAATAGTGGTCGTTTTCCCTGCTCCGTTGGGGCCTAAGAAACCAAATACTTCTCCGGCTGGAATATCGAACGAAAGATCGTCCACGATCGTCTTTTTTCCGATTCTTTTTGTTGCGTGTTGGAACTGTACTACCAGTGTCTGATTCATAAATTCATTTCCTTTCTATCGGGCTAAAAAACCTTTCCGGCAATTTCAAGCAAATTATAAAAAGCGAAAATAAACGGAAGGTAAACGGGGAACAAACATGCCATAAACATTGCAAAGAGCGAAAATAACTTCGAGTCAACTTGACCCGAAGTAGTTATTTTTCCTTTTCTGTTTTCAGGCGGGGAAAGGCTCAAAGGAGAACACGAAGTCTTCATTCAGTCGATCAACTTATAACAACTTTTTTTCAAGCATGAGCAGTTGATACAAGCCAAGATAATGGATAACATGCAGCTAATAGCAGCAAGCCCCATCGACAACAATACTGAATAGGACATCCATACGCTAATCATATTGTAATTGTAGTTCAACAGATAAGGCCAGATCAGCACCACTACCAACAGCAGTGCTCTAAAGAGCAGAGTAATACGAGCCCTGATTCTTTTCCTGCGTCTAGCATTTTCATCTATTATGTTTTGGTTTTTCACTCCGGTTAGTTTAATAACCTTAAGAGTAATGCCAATAGCGGCTAACAGGACCAGGAACGATGATACCAAATCAATTATTATGTAGCTATCGTCATATTTGAAGTTGTGCATTGGATTCCCATTCATTTGCTCATACTTATTCTTAGCAATCAGCGAGGGTGCAGTTGAATTCAAATTAGCCAGTGCGAATACCGCCTCCTGCCGCTCCAGGTCGATAATGACCTGAGAGGAATAATTCGGGTTACTTCCGCTATGACTAATCACCCGGTTGACCCGGTCATTGTTCCATCCGAAGGAATAGTATTGGTTCTTAGCTTCATATCCGGCTGCCCGGATGTCAACCTCATGAGATTGTTGAATGGCGTTCTTCAGATTATCCGGTACATCGCTTATTCCCATCTGGGCGTTGATCCAATGCTCCAAATCCTTTATATTCGTTACCAAATATCCCGCAGCAATATTCCCGTAATATCTGGGGGCATTATATGCTAAGCTTTTTCCAAAAAACACGCGATAGCCTTGGGTAAGCTGATCCGGTTTCTTTTCCTGTCCTGTTGAAAAATAACTGTCTGTCATCCCCAGCGGAACCAGTATGTGTTGAGTCACATAATCCTGATAGCTTATGCCTGTAACTTGTTCAATAATCATTGCTAAAATATCATAATTAACAGTTGCATACAGATGCTCAGTCCCGGGATATGTATCTAATGCAATGTCTGAAATCTTATGTATGGTTGTTCCAAGCATTCCCTCAGCAATACCTTCTGGAATTAACCTGATGCTCCATGACGGTATACCGCTTGTATGAGCCAACAGCTGGTTAATCGAAATCTTAGTTTTCTCTCCTTTATAGGTTGGCGCAAACCATGGAAGATAATCTGAAATATAATCGGAATAAGCTAAGGCTCCCTCTTCTTGTAACAAAATTATAGCCAGAGCCGTAAACGCCTTGGTGGTCGAGCCCAATTCAAACAACGATTCTTCAGTGACCTGCTTTTTTTGATCAACATCGGCGTAGCCGTATACCTTAAATTCTGATTTGCCCTGCTTAGATGATACGATAGCTACGCCTGGAGTCGCTGTTTTGTCCATGATGGTTTCCACCATGTTTTGCTCATTATCATATTTCCCTGATGCAAATAAAGTTCCAATCCCATGCCAACAGGCAATAGTAGTGATAATCACGATCAGCAGGATTATACCTACTGCAGCTATAGTTCCTTTTCTCCTAATTATCTTCAAGTTCAAAATCCCCCTCTTTTCTAAACACGCAGTGCTCTTTTTAATTTAGACGTTCGATCTCCCCCATTCCCTTCAAATATACATCTTGCCTCCAAATCAAAAACTCCTGCCAAAACATCAGCAGAAGTTTCATTAAAAAACAGGCGAATACACTGATTACCACCAAAAAAATAGCGACGATAATCAGCCTGAAGAACACCGGTACTTCACTGAAAAAGTCAAAAAATCCGCCTGGTTCCCTGAATCCGCCCACCTATTCGCCCCCTTTCGTACCACCGTTCTCTTCTGGAGTGCCCTTTTTTTCCGTCCGCTCCCCTTCATCCGCCGGAGCAGACAATAACTTACCGCCAACGGAATATTTCTGCCGTTTGTTGATGATATCATCCAGCCAATCCGCCAGCCGCACCCCGTCTTCCTCTGTCTTGAATAATACGTCCCGGGTCGCGAAGGTATGCGAGGTGGTTCCTTTTTTGGCATCCAGCCCGTCATCGGTCACAAAATAAACATAATTCGGAAGGGTTTCGGCCAATTCCCGGACCGCTGACGTCATCCTTCTAGACCAGGCGGCTGCATCGCTTTGGCTGGAGACCGGGGCTTTATCGTTGATTTTATTCTCAAAATGGGTCAAAATTTCATCGTACAAAGAATAGGATTGCAAAAACACCGTCCCGTCCGCCATTTGACGGCTATTGCCTCTAACCGCCGCGCCGATCAGGTCCGCAGCCGCCGGATAACCGAAGTTCTCCTTGAAATCGGCATGCCATTCGTTATCAACGATCCCAGGCCATTTGTCGCTGTACAAAAAAGAACTGTCCGAATATTGATAAATTTCGGCATCTTTGTAATGCCCGG encodes the following:
- a CDS encoding serine hydrolase domain-containing protein: MKIIRRKGTIAAVGIILLIVIITTIACWHGIGTLFASGKYDNEQNMVETIMDKTATPGVAIVSSKQGKSEFKVYGYADVDQKKQVTEESLFELGSTTKAFTALAIILLQEEGALAYSDYISDYLPWFAPTYKGEKTKISINQLLAHTSGIPSWSIRLIPEGIAEGMLGTTIHKISDIALDTYPGTEHLYATVNYDILAMIIEQVTGISYQDYVTQHILVPLGMTDSYFSTGQEKKPDQLTQGYRVFFGKSLAYNAPRYYGNIAAGYLVTNIKDLEHWINAQMGISDVPDNLKNAIQQSHEVDIRAAGYEAKNQYYSFGWNNDRVNRVISHSGSNPNYSSQVIIDLERQEAVFALANLNSTAPSLIAKNKYEQMNGNPMHNFKYDDSYIIIDLVSSFLVLLAAIGITLKVIKLTGVKNQNIIDENARRRKRIRARITLLFRALLLVVVLIWPYLLNYNYNMISVWMSYSVLLSMGLAAISCMLSIILACINCSCLKKSCYKLID
- a CDS encoding ABC transporter ATP-binding protein — protein: MNQTLVVQFQHATKRIGKKTIVDDLSFDIPAGEVFGFLGPNGAGKTTTIRMMVGLIKISQGEILIMGHSIIKDFNKAIRNVGAIVENPDLYKYLTGYQNLKHYARMAPGVTKTRIEEIVELVGLKDRIHDKVRTYSLGMRQRLGIAQALLHRPSLLILDEPTNGLDPAGIHELRNYLKRLAHEEGVAVFVSSHLLSEMELMCDRVGVLQNGKLVRIQSIRDFVHSGNSHVCVTIEPSQIEQAKRLIATLNKATLPARQPGQLLIPLNKDEIPTVNKLLMQAGIQVYSIQVQEQSLEEKFLEITERKK
- a CDS encoding ABC transporter permease, which produces MIGLVANESMKIYSRKLTWIFLLLLFAITTGSSILGKINNTNSQDWRAETTQVVQQYEERLKITELSPTLRADAENKLKIAKYRLENNLPEPSNNPWAALLTFSGLIEMVVVFAIIIAADMVAGEYSNGTMKLLLIRPHSRAKILFSKYIAVSLFAIVMLMLLVICGYAANALFYGLGNIHTTDLFLNQHGQVVQLNVLVQIIKMYGLSIFPVMGYVTLAFAVSTVLQSSVLALGISLFIMIVGNSMIEATAKMEWLKYLPFANSDISLYIYHLPARPEMTLNFSIAVLLVYIAALTLLSWFVFKKRDVSI